The Desulfomonilaceae bacterium genome includes a region encoding these proteins:
- the gmk gene encoding guanylate kinase — protein sequence MIKPVLFVLSAPSGSGKSTLINRVRSIVPDLFYSVSCTTRAPRPGEVDSVDYFFLDPRDFEEMIRNGGFLEWKEVHGSRYGTPSQPILDALAKGRRCVMDIDVQGAADVFERIKESVGVFIMPPGLDVLEKRLRRRGSDSEDSIKTRLKNAQEELKSAGLFPYKIVNDDLERATLELVSIILKESGNSNER from the coding sequence AAAGTCGACCCTGATAAATCGGGTCCGATCCATTGTGCCTGATCTGTTTTATTCAGTTTCATGCACTACACGAGCCCCAAGACCTGGCGAAGTTGATTCCGTAGATTATTTTTTTCTAGACCCACGTGACTTTGAGGAAATGATAAGAAACGGTGGTTTTCTAGAATGGAAGGAAGTTCATGGCTCTAGGTATGGAACGCCGTCCCAGCCTATACTGGACGCGCTCGCAAAAGGTCGGAGGTGCGTTATGGACATAGATGTGCAAGGCGCTGCGGATGTGTTTGAAAGAATCAAGGAATCGGTGGGTGTGTTTATAATGCCACCTGGTCTGGACGTTCTTGAAAAGCGTCTCAGGCGGCGCGGATCTGATTCGGAAGACTCCATTAAAACTAGGTTAAAAAATGCTCAGGAAGAGCTAAAATCCGCAGGATTGTTTCCTTACAAGATTGTAAATGATGATTTGGAACGAGCCACTCTTGAATTAGTCTCCATAATTCTTAAAGAATCCGGGAATTCTAACGAGAGATAG